A genomic stretch from Sebastes fasciatus isolate fSebFas1 chromosome 23, fSebFas1.pri, whole genome shotgun sequence includes:
- the LOC141761628 gene encoding tetraspanin-8-like, whose amino-acid sequence MTQVNTCLKRTVTIFNLFFAIIGGFIIALALLSQILTNVNGGEGLEGRTAGLILLYVVGSVTMVIAILGAYGAHRENRACLIVFLVCMVIGSLMMIRAGIPAAISRPELEGTLEEKFHELLPLDKASEDVKNMAESLQTQLHCCGLFSYEDWREDIPRSCLCDQEYEIEGKCQSVSYGRLMQRKSVYTKTCFPVILHYTLLLVDVMIGVVFSLAALALLGMVLSSLMIHQMRYPYRPTILMTVPAVFTTPPPKYQELHNPPEY is encoded by the exons atcaTTGGCGGCTTCATCATCGCGCTTGCTCTGCTGTCTCAGATCCTCACCAACGTTAATGGAGGCGAAGGC CTGGAGGGTCGGACCGCCGGCCTCATCCTCCTCTATGTGGTCGGCTCCGTCACCATGGTCATCGCCATCCTGGGAGCCTACGGCGCCCACAGGGAGAACAGAGCGTGTCTGATCGTT TTCCTGGTGTGTATGGTTATTGGAAGTCTGATGATGATCCGAGCTGGTATTCCTGCCGCCATCAGCCGTCCCGAG CTGGAGGGCACGTTGGAGGAGAAGTTCCATGAGCTTCTTCCTCTGGATAAAGCTTCAGAAGATGTGAAGAACATGGCTGAAAGCCTGCAGACACAG ctgCACTGCTGTGGTTTGTTCAGCTATGAGGACTGGAGGGAGGACATCCCCAGATCGTGTCTGTGTGACCAAGAGTACGAGATCGAGGGGaagtgtcagtcagtcagctacGGC CGTCTGATGCAGAGGAAGTCCGTCTACACCAAG ACCTGCTTCCCTGTCATCCTCCACTACACCCTGCTGCTCGTTGACGTCATGATCGGAGTCGTCTTCTCTCTGGCTGCCCTGGCG CTGTTGGGCATGGTCCTGTCCTCCCTCATGATCCACCAGATGCGTTACCCATACAGACCCACCATCCTGATGACGGTCCCCGCCGTATTCACCACGCCTCCGCCCAAATACCAGGAGCTGCACAACCCTCCCGAGTACTAG